A DNA window from Rhineura floridana isolate rRhiFlo1 chromosome 11, rRhiFlo1.hap2, whole genome shotgun sequence contains the following coding sequences:
- the TMUB2 gene encoding transmembrane and ubiquitin-like domain-containing protein 2, with translation MEPPEVTIIEGVGDEVTVVAGVVVLIMALVLAWLSTYVADGSNHLLGNVVATGDSSVIHLSPIERYVGNSVSEQSEPQSATEGAEEKAEEGPASDAGPAVEQGDSSSSSDATLDHLLDIQGLPQRTFSVAAGSQENRNVPQTAPVMVENEANPGFIKVRLKFLNDTEEVAIVKPEDTIGILKSKYFPGQESQMKFIYQGQLLQDQARTLRSLNILDNCVIHCHISQTAASAMPDPVVAPSEAAGITLSMGNLMIPIFVVMLAVIWYFRINYRQLFTAPATISLVGMTVCFSFLVFGMYGR, from the exons ATGGAGCCCCCTGAAGTGACCATCATTGAAGGTGTAGGGGATGAGGTCACTGTTGTGGCTGGTGTAGTGGTCCTTATCATGGCCCTGGTCCTGGCCTGGCTTTCCACGTATGTTGCGGATGGCAGCAACCATCTTCTCGGCAATGTTGTGGCTACTGGAGATTCATCAGTGATCCATCTGAGCCCCATTGAACGCTATGTGGGAAACTCAGTGTCAGAACAGTCGGAGCCCCAAAGTGCCACAGAAGGAGCCGAAGAGAAGGCAGAAGAGGGTCCTGCATCAGATGCAGGCCCTGCAGTTGAGCAAGGAGATAGCAGCAGTAGTTCAGATGCTACCTTAGACCATCTGTTGGACATTCAGGGCCTGCCCCAAAGGACCTTTTCTGTTGCTGCTGGTTCCCAGGAGAACCGGAATGTTCCACAAACAGCACCTGTCATGGTGGAGAATGAGGCAAACCCAGGGTTTATCAAAGTGCGCCTCAAATTCCTTAATGACACAGAAGAGGTGGCCATTGTGAAGCCCGAGGACACCATTGGCATCCTCAAGAG CAAATACTTCCCAGGCCAGGAAAGCCAGATGAAGTTTATCTACCAGGGCCAGCTGCTTCAGGACCAGGCACGGACTCTTCGCTCCCTCAACATCCTGGACAATTGCGTAATCCACTGCCATATCTCCCAGACTGCTGCCTCTGCCATGCCTGACCCAGTGGTTGCACCATCGGAAGCTGCGGGTATCACTTTGAGCATGGGCAACTTGATGATTCCCATTTTTGTGGTGATGTTGGCAGTCATCTGGTATTTCCGCATCAACTACCGGCAGTTATTCACAGCCcctgccaccatttccttggttGGGATGACTGTATGTTTTAGTTTCCTTGTTTTTGGAATGTATGGACGATGA